The Micromonospora violae DNA segment CTAGACGAGCGGTGCGGGTGAGCGCTGTGGGCACCCACCCGCCGCTCGGTCAGATCCGGCGTAGCACCGCGACGACCCGGCCCATGATGGTGGCGTCATCGCCGGGGATCGGGTCGAAGGCCGGGTTCTGGGGCATCAGCCAGACGTGCCCGTCGCGTCGCCGGTAGGTCTTGACGGTGGCCTCTCCGTCGAGCATGGCGGCCACGATCTCGCCGGAGTCGGCGGTCGGCTGCTGCCGGACGACCACCCAGTCGCCGTCGCAGATCGCCGCGTCGAGCATCGAGTCGCCCTTGACCTGGAGCATGAAGACTTCGCCCTCGCCCACCAGCTCGCGGGGGAGCGGGAAGATGTCCTCCACGGCCTGCTCGGCGAGGATCGGGCCACCGGCGGCGATCCGACCGAGCATCGGCACGTACGCCGGGGTCGGTCGTTGTGCCCTCGACAGCTCGTCGTCGATCGCCTCGCTGGGGGCGCGGACGTCCACCGCGCGCGGCCGGTTCGGGTCGCGGCGCAGGAAGCCCTTCTTCTCCAGCTCCTTGAGCTGGTAGGCGACGCTGGACGGCGACACCAGGCCGACCGCCTCGCCGATCTCCCGGACGCTCGGCGGGTAGCCGTGCCGTTCCACCCAGGTGCGGATGAACTCCAGGATGCGGCGCTGGCGGGCGGTCAGGTCGACCGTCGCCGGGTCGGGGAAGGCGCTGACCACCGGGGTGACCGGGCGCACGGCGGGCTGGCCCGTCCGGCTGCGCGCGGCGCTGCGGCGTCGGGTGGCCGGCGGGCCCGCCTCGGTGATCTGCTGCGGGCTCTTCGGCCGGCTGGCCCGGTCCTCGGTCACGTCCGTCCTCCCTGGTCGGCGCTGGGTGCCTCGTCGGCTCGTGGTGCGTGCGGTGGTGCCACGTTGTTCATGACCGTATAGGTGAGATCAGTCATTTTCAAACATCTGTACGACCTCTCATCGGCGTGTCGGGGTGAAAAAGCGCTCCGCTCGTACGGATGTTCTGATAAATGGTACGTCAGGTCGTACTAGTGTTCGATCTTCGCCCGTTTTCCGGCTCGGTTCGGCCGCCCGGCCGGTAACTCGGGCGGGGCCGTGGCGTTGGGTGTTCGGGTGTGGTGCGCAGCGTTGCTGACCGGTTGGTCCGTGACGCGCCGGACACGCCGGCCAACTTGACCCGGCTTCCGCGGCGACATACGGTCGACCCCTAGATGTAGTAGTGACACGGGCGTAAGTTGCCTACAGGTTGGGTCTGACTACCGACCGCACTTCCGTAACGTTGATCACGGCGGCGCCATCCGAGGATGGCACCGTCGCGGTGAATCGTGCCCGGGAGTGTCCGGTCTGCTCGCAGTTGATCATTTTTAGGAGGTGGGCGATGCGGTGTCCGTACTGCCGGCATGCTGACTCCCGGGTGGTCGACTCGCGGGAGGCCGACGACGGCCAGCTCATCCGACGGCGGCGATCCTGCCCGGAGTGCGGCAAGCGGTTCACCACCGTCGAGGAGGCGGTCCTCGCGGTCGTCAAGCGCAGCGGGGTGACCGAGCCGTTCAGTCGCACGAAGATCATCGGTGGGGTGCGTAAGGCGTGCCAGGGCCGGCCGGTGGACGACGACTCACTCGCGCTGCTCGCGCAGCGGGTGGAGGAGACGGTCCGGGCCAAGGGGGCCGCCGAGATCCCCAGCCACGACGTGGGCCTGGCGATCCTGGGTCCGTTGCGTGACCTGGACGAGATCGCCTACCTGCGGTTCGCCAGCGTCTACCGCTCGTTCGACTCGCTCGCCGACTTCGAGCGCGAGATCGAGACATTGCGGGCCGCGGCGCGAGCCCGGGAGCAGGGCCGGGCCGATGCGGTTGAGGCCGCCGGCCGTACCAGCTGAGTCTTCACAGGTTTTTCGAGAGATTGGGACGCGCGGTGGGTGACCGCGCAGACGAGGGGGGCGACGGCGTGACAACTAGCCGTTCACGAAGCAAGGCAGGCGCGGGGCTGAAGATCGATCGGGTGTGGACGACGGAGGGGGTCCACCCGTACGACGAGGTCTCCTGGGAGCGCCGTGACGTCGTGATGACGAACTGGCGCGACGGCTCGATCAACTTCGAGCAGCGTGGCGTGGAGTTCCCGGAGTCGTGGAGCGTCAACGCGGCGAACATCGTGACCACGAAGTACTTCCGGGGCGCGGTGGGGACCCCGGAGCGCGAGTGGTCGCTCAAGCAGCTGATCGACCGGGTGGTCACCACCTACCGCACCGCGGGTGAGGAGTACGGCTACTTCGCCAGCCCGGCCGACGCCGAGGTCTTCGCGCACGAGCTGACCTGGATGCTGCTGAACCAGGTGTTCAGCTTCAACTCGCCGGTCTGGTTCAACGTCGGTACGCCGTCGCCGCAGCAGGTCAGCGCCTGCTTCATCCTGGCCGTCGACGACTCGATGGACTCCATCCTCGACTGGTACAAGGAGGAGGGGCTGATCTTCAAGGGCGGCTCCGGCTCCGGGGTCAACCTGTCGCGGATCCGCTCGTCCCGGGAGCTGCTCTCCTCCGGCGGCAACGCCTCCGGCCCGGTCAGCTTCATGCGTGGCGCGGACGCCTCCGCCGGCACCATCAAGTCCGGCGGCGCGACCCGGCGGGCGGCCAAGATGGTCATCCTCGACGTGGACCACCCGGACATCCAGGAGTTCGTGGTCACCAAGGCGCGCGAGGAGGACAAGATCCGCGCGCTGCGCGACGCCGGGTTCGACATGGACCTCGGCGGCTCCGACATCGTCAGCGTGCAGTACCAGAACGCCAACAACTCGGTCCGGGTCTCCGACGAGTTCATGTCGGCGGTGGAGAACGGCAAGGGCTTCGACCTGCGCGGCCGTCTGGACGGTTCGGTGATCGACACCGTCGACGCCAAGACGCTGTTCCGCTCCATCTCCCAGGCCGCCTGGGAGTGCGCCGACCCGGGTCTGCAGTACGACGACACGATCAACGACTGGCACACCTGCCCGGAGACCGGGCGCATCACCGCGTCGAACCCGTGCTCGGAGTACCTGCACCTGGACAACTCCTCGTGCAACCTGGCCTCGCTCAACCTGATGAAGTTCCTCCGCGCCGACGGTGGCTTCGAGGTGGAGAAGTTCGTCAAGTCCGTCGAGTTCGTCATCACCGCGATGGACATCTCGATCTGCTTCGCGGACTTCCCGACCGAGAAGATCGGTGAGACGTCCCGCGCCTACCGCCAGCTCGGCATCGGGTACGCCAACCTGGGCGCCCTGCTGATGGCGACCGGCCTGCCGTACGACTCGGAGCAGGGCCGCTCGGTCGCGGCGGCGATCACCTCGCTGATGACCGGCACCGCCTACCGCCGTTCCGCCGAGCTGGCCGGCGTGGTCGGCCCGTACGACGGCTACGCCCGCAACGCCGAGCCGCACAAGCGGGTCATGCGCAAGCACGCCGCGGCCAACGACGAGATCAAGCCGACCACCCCGGTGGCCACCGCGATCGTCCGTGAGGCGACCAAGCAGTGGACCCAGGGCAACAAGATCGGTGACAAGAACGGTTGGCGCAACGCGCAGGCGAGCGTCCTCGCCCCGACCGGCACCATCGGCTTCATGATGGACTGCGACACGACCGGCGTGGAGCCGGACCTGGCGCTGGTCAAGTTCAAGAAGCTGGTCGGCGGCGGCTCGATGCAGATCGTCAACCAGACGGTTCCGCGCGCCCTGCGCAGCCTCGGCTACCCCGAGGAGCAGGTCGAGGCGATCGTCGAGCACATCGCCGACCACGGCCACGTGGTGGACGCCCCCGGCCTCAAGCCGGAGCACTACCCGGTCTTCGACTGCGCCATGGGGGAGCGGTCGATCGCTCCGATGGGCCACGTGCGGATGATGGCGGCCATCCAGCCGTTCGTCTCCGGCGCCATCTCCAAGACGGTCAACATGCCGGAGGCGGCCACCGTCGAGGACGTCGAGAAGATCTACTTCGAGGGCTGGAAGCTCGGCCTCAAGGCGCTGGCGATCTACCGGGACAACTGCAAGGTCGGCCAGCCGCTCTCGGTCGCCAAGAACAACAAGGCCACCGAGCCGGCCGCCGTCGACACCGCAGCCGCCGCGCCGGCCGCGGTGGAGAAGGTCATCGAGTACCGGCCGGTGCGCAAGCGCCTGCCGAAGAAGCGCCCGTCCGAGACGGTCAGCTTCTCCGTCGGTGGCGCCGAGGGTTACCTGACCGCGTCGTCCTACCCGGACGACGGCCTCGGTGAGGTCTTCCTGAAGATGTCCAAGCAGGGCTCGACCCTGGCCGGCGTGATGGACGCCTTCTCGGTGGCCATCAGCATCGGTCTGCAGTACGGCGTGCCGCTGGAGACGTTCGTCAGCAAGTTCACCAACATGCGCTTCGAGCCGGCCGGCATGACCGACGACCCGGACGTGCGGATGGCCGCCTCGGTGATGGACTACATCTTCCGTCGCCTGGCGCTGGACTTCCTGCCCTACGAGCGCCGCGCCGAGCTGGGCATCTTCACCGCCAGCGAGCGGGCCGCCCAGCTGCGGGCCGAGGCCGACGCGGAGGCCGCCGCCGTCACCGGTGCCGAGCTCACCGCGATGGCGTCGTCCGCACCGGTGGAGACCCCGGCAAAGCCGGAAGCTGTCGCCCAGCCGGCCCAGGAGATGGCCGACGTGGCCGCCGCCAAGCCGGCGCCGAGCGTCGGTTCCAGCACCGAACTGCTGGAGGCCGTGATCGGCAAGGCCGCCGACGCACCGCTCTGCTTCACCTGCGGTACGAAGATGCGCCCCGCCGGTAGCTGCTACGTCTGCGAGGGCTGCGGCTCCACCAGCGGCTGCAGCTGACGTACGCGAAACGCGTCGCTGCCCCGGTCTCCTTCGTGGAGGCCGGGGCAGCGCCGTTTCACCTGCCGACAGGGGCGGAATGGACTCGCGTTACCAGTGGCTGACAACGCTACCGGTACCACCGCCGAGGGTCTCGCGGATGGCGGTGATAAGGGTGGGTGACAGCGGCGGCCAGTTGAAGAACGTCACGGCGGGGGCGCCAATGAGCACGCTGAACTCGCTACACCAGTCGCCGATGGGTCCTGTCCAGCCGCACTGGTCGCATGTGAACAAGGGCTCATCGCCGGCGGTCCACCACTGTTCCAGCCAATCACCGTAGGTATCGGTGTAAACCGTTGGTGCCTCAGCCGCGCACTCGGGGCATCGCGGTGCCTCATCATTTTCCACCGGGTGATGGACATGACGCTCGCCATCGATGTCGACACCGTTGTTGGCCGTATCGAGGAAGGCGTCGAACCAGTCGACCGGCTCGGCGACTGCTGTCCGCGCTGCTGGGCCAGCCTTCCACGAGCTTGGCTGCCACGACGCGTCACGACGATCGTTGGGGGCGATCACTTGCTGAGCCAACAGGAGGTCCTGCACACCCAGAACGATCTTCTCGCGTTCGGTGGGCGAGGTACGGTCCAACCGGACCACGGTCACACTGTGCTCACTCATCGTCGAACACCTCCTGCTCGGCGGAGCGCATGATTGACCAGACCACCACGCCTTCTGGGCTTGGGCTAGCGGATGGTTCGAAGGAAACTCGTCCACGCACCTGTCGTGAAGCGGAGGGTCGAGCCGCTGGGATCCTTGCTGTCGCGAACCGTGATGCTCGTCCCCAAGGCGGCTACCTCGATGCAGGCACCGCCGTTGTTGTCGCTGTAGCTCGGCTTACGCCAGATCATGCGATCCGTGGTTTCCACGATTCCTCCCTCAGGTCTGCTGCCGCTCCCATCGCGGCTGCGATGACAAGGATGAGCTTGCGCGACTCTGCCGTCCCGAGAGCGGCTGCCAGGGGCCGGGACTACAGGCAAGCGTGGGCGGCGCACTACCTCCGGCTGGTGCCAATGGATCTCTGGCCCTCGCCGTCATGGTCGGAACCAGTCCGGCGCAGCATTCGGCAGGTGTAGCCGGGTCAGCGGTCTTCGTCGCCCTCGGTTGGGCGTGGTGGGCGGTTGTGCTTGGTCCACTCGTCTACCTCGTCCGCGTCCCAGATGGTCGTCCCGATCAGGCGGGCCATCGGCTCAGGGAAGCCGGGTCGGCGGGTGATCTGGAGTACCCGCTGCCGCGACACGTTGAACAGGGCGGCCAACTCGCCCGGCCCGTACAAGCGCGGTCGCTTCACAGCCTGATCGTAGGTGCGCGCTGGGCAGCGCCGGGGCCGGTGTCGCTGGAACCGCGACAGCAACGAGTGGGGCGGCAACGTCGACACAGGCACCGCCGGGCGGTGGGGGCTCCGCTTGCTAGCGCTTCAATTCAGAGAGAAACGTCGACCATGCCGCAGCGTCGAACCGAAGAGTCGGGCCAAGTTGGTCCTTGCTGTCTCGGACCTCCGCGGCTTGCCCATCACGCCTGACCTCGACACAGGCGCCGTTGCCGCCACTGCGGGTGCTCTTGCGCCACTGCGAGTCCACTGCCGCCTCCTACCTGTCGGGCCCCGCACCCTGGATGGCCTTGATCATCGCGATTGAGTCGCTGGGAGACAGGGCTGAGGCGCGCAGGCTGTTGAAGACCACGGTACAACGCCTCACATCGTCACCTTCCGCGTAGAGGTCGCCCGTGATGCCCTCGATGTAGACGACTCCGGGTCCGCCCGCGAAGTTGAGGATGTGGAAGCTCGACACCATTGAGGCGTAGGCGCCCGCCCGGAACGGGATGACCTGAAGGGTGACGTTCCACCGCTTGCTGGCTTCGAGCAGTGCGGTCAGTTGCCCAGCCATGACGGCCGCTCCGCCTATTTGTCGGTGCAGTACCGCCTCGTCGAGCACGGCCAACAGTCGCAGCTTCCCTGTCGCGATCAGCTCTTGGCGTTGCATTCGGACGGCGACTCGACGCTCGACCGCCTCGGGTGAGGGCTCCAGCGCGTCCTCGCTGGTCAAGGCTCGGGCGTAGTCCTCTGTCTGGAGCAGCCCTGGGACGACCAGTGTCTCGAAGTTGTGTACCTCCTCGGCCGCCGACTCCAGGCCGATGTACTGGCGGTACGACGACGGCAGGTCGCCGTACTTGGCCCACCAGCCGCGCTGCTTGCCGGTCTTCGCCATCGACAGGAGCGTGTCGCGCAGTTCGGCATCGGTGACGCCGTAACGGTCGAGCAGGGCGTTGAGCGCGGGTGCCTTGATACCGACGCGTCCGGCCTCGATCCGCCGCAGGGTGCTTGCCGAGACCTCGATGACGTCAGCAGCCTGTTCGGCCGTGACGCTGGCCTCTTCGCGCACCCGGCGGAGCTGCGCGCCGAGCTGGAAGCGAACGAAGGTCGGACTCTCCATGGCGGTCATTGTGCCGCTAACGCTGCCGCCCAGGATCGCCGGACACGCCCAAGCGCTATGACCGGTGGTCGTTGACCACCTAAATATGCGCGCGCAAAATGAGCGGGCAATCGAGGGTCCAAGGAGGATCGTCGGGAGGTCTGATGCCGGATCGGGTGCCGTACGACGACTACCTGCTGGCGGTGGCGCTGACCTTGGCTCGGCGGCATCGGCCGGTCTGGTCCTGGCAGCGGTGGCGGTGGATCTGCCGATGTGGGGCCGACCTGCCGTGCCGAGCCCGGCACCGCATCCCGATCCGGCGAGGCCACTGGCCAGGGGAGGAGCAGGAGTGACCGAGGATCAGGTCGGACGAATCTTGTCCGTGCACCTGCCCGGCGTCGACGGGCTCTGCGCCGGCTGTCGCTGGTGGTGGGCGCGGCTGGCCCCGTACCCCTGTTATCAGGCGGATTGGACGGCCCGCTGGCACGCCCGGTCGGTCACCCGCCGCTTCCTGGATGGCAAGCCGTGACCACCCACGGCCCGGTCCTTCCGGTGTGGACCTGCGGCGGTTGCAGTGCCCCTTGGCCCTGCCGGACCCGCCGCACCGAGCTGCGTGCCGAGTTCGAGGGCGCGCCCGTGTCACTGGGCCTCTACATGGGGTCCTACCTGGTCTGGGCGGCCGAGGACCTGACCTGGGTGCCCGCCGGGCTGCTGCACCAGCGTTTCCTCGGCTGGGTCCGGTGAGTCACGTGATGTTGAGTAGTTGTGGACGACCGGGCTACTCAGCATCACGTGACCTGGGTGACCGGGTTACTGGTTTGCGCGTTCGGCGGCGCGTACGGCGTTGCGGAACAGCATCGCGACGGTGGTCGGGCCAACCCCGCCGACCCGGGGCGTGATCGCGCCGGCGACCTCGGCGCACGCCTCGTCCACGTCCGGCAGCAACCGCCGCCCGTCGTAGCGCACGCCGGCGCCGATGACCACAGCGCCGGGCTTGACGTGCTCCGGCTGCACGATCCCGGGTACGCCGGCGGCGGCGACGAGGATGTCGGCGCGGCGGGTGTAGCGGTCCCAGTCAGGCACCCCGGTGTGGACGACGGTGACGGCGGCGTTGGCGGTGGGGCGCTTCTGGGCGAGCAGCATCGCCAACGGGCGGCCGAGGGTGGCGCCCCGGCCGAGGATGACGACCTCGCGGCCGGCGACGGGGATCTCGTAGTGCGCCAGGAGGGCTTCGATGCCGGCGGGGGTGCACGGCAGCGGGCCGGGCAGGCCGACGGCG contains these protein-coding regions:
- the lexA gene encoding transcriptional repressor LexA: MTEDRASRPKSPQQITEAGPPATRRRSAARSRTGQPAVRPVTPVVSAFPDPATVDLTARQRRILEFIRTWVERHGYPPSVREIGEAVGLVSPSSVAYQLKELEKKGFLRRDPNRPRAVDVRAPSEAIDDELSRAQRPTPAYVPMLGRIAAGGPILAEQAVEDIFPLPRELVGEGEVFMLQVKGDSMLDAAICDGDWVVVRQQPTADSGEIVAAMLDGEATVKTYRRRDGHVWLMPQNPAFDPIPGDDATIMGRVVAVLRRI
- the nrdR gene encoding transcriptional regulator NrdR, translating into MRCPYCRHADSRVVDSREADDGQLIRRRRSCPECGKRFTTVEEAVLAVVKRSGVTEPFSRTKIIGGVRKACQGRPVDDDSLALLAQRVEETVRAKGAAEIPSHDVGLAILGPLRDLDEIAYLRFASVYRSFDSLADFEREIETLRAAARAREQGRADAVEAAGRTS
- a CDS encoding vitamin B12-dependent ribonucleotide reductase, which encodes MGDRADEGGDGVTTSRSRSKAGAGLKIDRVWTTEGVHPYDEVSWERRDVVMTNWRDGSINFEQRGVEFPESWSVNAANIVTTKYFRGAVGTPEREWSLKQLIDRVVTTYRTAGEEYGYFASPADAEVFAHELTWMLLNQVFSFNSPVWFNVGTPSPQQVSACFILAVDDSMDSILDWYKEEGLIFKGGSGSGVNLSRIRSSRELLSSGGNASGPVSFMRGADASAGTIKSGGATRRAAKMVILDVDHPDIQEFVVTKAREEDKIRALRDAGFDMDLGGSDIVSVQYQNANNSVRVSDEFMSAVENGKGFDLRGRLDGSVIDTVDAKTLFRSISQAAWECADPGLQYDDTINDWHTCPETGRITASNPCSEYLHLDNSSCNLASLNLMKFLRADGGFEVEKFVKSVEFVITAMDISICFADFPTEKIGETSRAYRQLGIGYANLGALLMATGLPYDSEQGRSVAAAITSLMTGTAYRRSAELAGVVGPYDGYARNAEPHKRVMRKHAAANDEIKPTTPVATAIVREATKQWTQGNKIGDKNGWRNAQASVLAPTGTIGFMMDCDTTGVEPDLALVKFKKLVGGGSMQIVNQTVPRALRSLGYPEEQVEAIVEHIADHGHVVDAPGLKPEHYPVFDCAMGERSIAPMGHVRMMAAIQPFVSGAISKTVNMPEAATVEDVEKIYFEGWKLGLKALAIYRDNCKVGQPLSVAKNNKATEPAAVDTAAAAPAAVEKVIEYRPVRKRLPKKRPSETVSFSVGGAEGYLTASSYPDDGLGEVFLKMSKQGSTLAGVMDAFSVAISIGLQYGVPLETFVSKFTNMRFEPAGMTDDPDVRMAASVMDYIFRRLALDFLPYERRAELGIFTASERAAQLRAEADAEAAAVTGAELTAMASSAPVETPAKPEAVAQPAQEMADVAAAKPAPSVGSSTELLEAVIGKAADAPLCFTCGTKMRPAGSCYVCEGCGSTSGCS
- a CDS encoding DUF397 domain-containing protein → METTDRMIWRKPSYSDNNGGACIEVAALGTSITVRDSKDPSGSTLRFTTGAWTSFLRTIR
- a CDS encoding DNA-binding protein is translated as MKRPRLYGPGELAALFNVSRQRVLQITRRPGFPEPMARLIGTTIWDADEVDEWTKHNRPPRPTEGDEDR
- a CDS encoding DUF397 domain-containing protein, whose protein sequence is MDSQWRKSTRSGGNGACVEVRRDGQAAEVRDSKDQLGPTLRFDAAAWSTFLSELKR
- a CDS encoding helix-turn-helix domain-containing protein, which gives rise to MTAMESPTFVRFQLGAQLRRVREEASVTAEQAADVIEVSASTLRRIEAGRVGIKAPALNALLDRYGVTDAELRDTLLSMAKTGKQRGWWAKYGDLPSSYRQYIGLESAAEEVHNFETLVVPGLLQTEDYARALTSEDALEPSPEAVERRVAVRMQRQELIATGKLRLLAVLDEAVLHRQIGGAAVMAGQLTALLEASKRWNVTLQVIPFRAGAYASMVSSFHILNFAGGPGVVYIEGITGDLYAEGDDVRRCTVVFNSLRASALSPSDSIAMIKAIQGAGPDR
- a CDS encoding bifunctional 5,10-methylenetetrahydrofolate dehydrogenase/5,10-methenyltetrahydrofolate cyclohydrolase, which encodes MTTTSPSVEQHTPSGTARLLPGAPVAEAVLAEIRDAATRLRDRGITPSLATILVGDDDASAGYIAIKQRQAAALGFASPHVHLPATATQDDLHQAIARFNNDPAVHGLLVQYPVPGHLDYDAALQTIDPDKDVDGMHPLNMGRLAVGLPGPLPCTPAGIEALLAHYEIPVAGREVVILGRGATLGRPLAMLLAQKRPTANAAVTVVHTGVPDWDRYTRRADILVAAAGVPGIVQPEHVKPGAVVIGAGVRYDGRRLLPDVDEACAEVAGAITPRVGGVGPTTVAMLFRNAVRAAERANQ